The Musa acuminata AAA Group cultivar baxijiao chromosome BXJ1-8, Cavendish_Baxijiao_AAA, whole genome shotgun sequence genomic sequence CAAGAACACAAataatttaaggacaagagcatataagaattcaaagtggtaatatatagctcaattgaagaaagaatactagataaaatcaattttcaaagggaATGGAACAAGAAcaggtgaaatcgaccaaagctcgatttctaacaaAATTtaaaaggcacattgaacaattgtgctctaatttactcaagaaatatatcattggaaatatatttcaatctaatttcagataaaataagcttcatatgaatttaaGTTCCCTAtaaagagttacaaataatttggtaaacaaaggtcaaagaacaaatctctcttttgtggaatttataaggtcagattcaacagataactaggtAGGTGTttagactctaaatctttcaatccatatatcaaaagaaatatctacaagtctagtttccaataaaatatgctttgaacaaatcggagtttccaacagggacttataggcagttcggtatcaaaagatcagaagttACGATCCTTGTTTTGCAAAATCCATAGGATCAACTAAAACAGAAGTTTGGGAAGGCAAACTTACTTCAAATCCTTtaaataagatatcaaaagaaaggtttatgagtatatattctgatcaaacaagttttatcaaaattggAAATCTGTGTAAGGATTTATAACTATAACAAAGTGGAAggatcagaatctcagaagtttttcatattcaaatcgttacatctaaacaaGAGATGTATGAAATGCAAGACTAGAACAGTTCAAAGTTTTTATATTCAAGGCAAAAAGTAGAGTTGGAATTGCAATAGAAAATATCAAAACACTTGCTTTTGGAAGGCTTTGATCCAAAGATCTGAAGAAGGTGtaagcccaaatccttcttctacttttcctccgtgtcctctccctgtttcattttctacatatgtcttctttcttcctctacaACTATAGCTCATACAGTACATAGAGACATAGTCATCTACTCTCCCGTACTCccattccttttattttttctttcccaaatgcagctgcTGTAGCCACTGCCACTGCCTCTGCtacagtcgcagtcgcagtcgcagcagcAGCCACGACCACAACCAttctcacaaccgcagccccttccactgtactatGTTCTACCTCCTCTTCTTTCACATATACCGCTGCTATAGTCGCAGCCGCATCCGCCATAGCCATAACCACGACTGTAGTccccattttttttttccttcctttctttctctttcctaaACATAGCTGCTACGGCCACAGCTGTGGCCACAGCTGTGGCCACAACCACCTTCCccacttcctctccttcttttgctGATGCAGCTGCTGCAGTCGTAGCTACAGCCGCAACCATGGTCATAGCCTCGACCACAGCAACAACCGCAGGTTCTTCTTACTctcctgctcttcttcctcttcttcttctcttccagctgtagctacCACCGCCGCAACCGTagccccttcttctttccctcctcttcttccctctccttcccttcttcttcttcttcttcttctccttcctccccttcttttcccCAACGCACTGCCTctcttctcctctgtttcctcctgtggGAAATAGAGGTGCCGTAGCCTCTTctcccgcatcttcttcttctcttcctcctcttcttcccttctcctcctcgatgCCCCATAcctcctctgtttcctcgtgcaggaaacagaggtgtcgccGCCCTAGCTGCAGCCACctccctttcctctccctcttactcttctcttcttctcctcttcttcccttctcctccccgacgccacacacatcctctcctctgttttccCCTATGGTAAACAGAGGTGTTGTAGCCCTAGCTGAtgcagctacctctctctcctctctctcttccctctcttctccttcttcttcttcttcttcttcttcttcttcttcttcttcttcttttcttctcctcctcttcttcttctcctcttcttcccttcttctctacTTCTCGTCTTCTGCCCAATACCCTGCAACTTCTCTctctatttcctttttttttctttttttttttgtaacgtaACAATTTAgttcttaaaatttttatatttacatataggtcctacgATTTACAAATATGTCTATACATAAATTTCAGAAATAAAGGATATTATTACATGTTACTCCTCTATATCTAAAGCTTTTCGTGCCTTTAAAATGATTATGAGAATTGTATGACTTTAAGTGCATGTCAAATGTTATGTACAgtttctactagtcataggtggcctataagccaattacatgagtgatgacacatatgacttgacacacaatctttttgcttattattattatttagtaatttatcactttatattacataTTACTGGATATGTGCAATAAGAATCATATAATGATAAAATCattataatgagatcgattcacctttaaacatagatcttaaataatccttgtcataggttactcgaaagggacattgcGATAACCAGACAagctagtgtattgtatacccgtccatatgatagatgcagttggtctcatagttggtcgtgcgggaacactagggatatagtacaggtgctcatttgagaatgagttcactaattgatcggcttacagaatgttggatggttaatgatgccttattattagacaacgattctgtagttccAATGgtttatctggtccttaaacttgagacaccaaggatgtcctgtatgagtactccattctttgataccagattcatAAGTCTGGAGGTTCAAGATCTAGCATAGCTGGTCATCTggggtggtagccaaccttatgaggactattgagtgtcaatagaggatcatccactctcggtggtatgagagaaatatctcatatgttcttgcttaaacaaatccttggccagggtcattcggattgaaagagaaagagttcttcgagagaattcgattagagcgagactcgagtaaaaatcgtatgggtctgacaatactatgcctagtatacggtctctagaatattagatggataagagattataggtacatgataactgaggacagacaagtccaatggattggattctcctatatcgtctagggattacggcgtagtggcctagtacgtccgcagtcgatgaatcaagtgaattattatggagataataattcattgagctagctcgatattggacttagagggtcaaacacatatggtaggcattacgatgagtagaggttcagatatgatatatccgtcggagctcctatcttattggatatccaataagccattgaattattggatcctatagatgagatccaataagagctactgagagattattggatagagatccactgatctaataggcttgggtagttggatggagatctaatacccaataaggcGGGATCCGtttgggttaagttgataggggacctctacaaataggagggaactaatggttcataggctagagcctttttggttgtctatatatatatgtatatatatgtatatatacatgtacatgtatatatacatatacatgtatatatacatatatacatatatacatatatatatatacatatatacatatatatatatacatatatacatatatatacatatatacatacatatatatacatatatatatatatacatacatatatatatatatatatatatatatatatatatatatatatatatatatccttatcaTTCACATAAACATTATCATGATTCACTTTAATCAGCTAATCGATTCATTAATTTGACAGGTTTGAATTGTTGTTCTAAAATACTTAACCTCAAGGTCAGAATGCAAATTAAAAAttagatataattttataattatataatattttagtttAGGAGTCTTAGTTAAGATAGGAGTCCTTCTTATAATTAAAGTTAAAATCTTAAGTTTACCCCTTTATAAATAAGGAGCTCATGTAATCTTTAAGTGTCCAATTTGAAAGGAGAGATGGATTAGAATAAAGGCACCAAGATACGGTATACGAGAGATTGAAAGAAAGATCAAGCAAGATTTAGATTGTGACAtagataatattaattttaattgagcagatgattttattttcatcaGAAGCATAAAAAGTGATTTTACCATCTTATATAAAAGAAGATTTTACTGAGTCAataattaaaaattcaaaaagATATATGTATTGTTGAAATGAAGATCATTATCATTGAAGATTTATAAGCAATAAAGATTGAAGAATATTCTATTATAAAGAAGTTAGATATCAGTGTAGATTATTATATTAATCAGATTGATTTTATATTTGGAGATTGGTTCAAAATTTATTCAATCCTATAAGCCCAATACGATTTCCTCTCATTTTTCATGTAAAACTAAATTAATGCATCAGAAATCTATTTCCTCTACAGAAATAATTTTTCAATACCATTTTAAGAAGCTTTGCCCCTTCATGTAATGTCCTCTAAAGAGAAATAATTTTTCGATACCATCGTAAGTAGTTTTGCCCTTTCATGTAATGTTTTTATTGTTAGCTCACAAATCTATGTATGATATTTTTGTGTCTATATATTTACGGATTTATCCTTtacatcaatcaatcaatcaatcatcacATTCTTTGACGTTCCTGATGTGTTTGCATCAAGGCTAAGTTCTCCGAgttaggaaaaggaaaaaaagacaaAAGAGGGCTAACGAGTTGTTTCTCTCATGTGGATATGTTTGAAACCTTCAACACGTCGGTGTCCACTCAAAAGAAAACAAAGTAGAACAAGAAAACACACCACTTGTGCTAATAAAAATCCAAAGGTAGATATAAAGGATTTGAAATGAAAGGCTAAGAATAGCTACACCAAGTGTCCAAATCTCAAATTGATTAACCAGTTAAGTATCTGAAtctaaattcaaattcaaatcctgTCTTGAATTCTTACTATTCAAATTATCCcaaaaaaatgatatattaaatatattatcatataaCGTTTGAATAATGAATGTTCTATTATCATAGAGCTGATTGATGTTGACGAGTAGAACGAACACACCAGCGATTGTGGGATACGCTTGCAGCTCGCACGCGTATCGTACGGCAGGGCAACCCTGTTTCTAAGAATGAGTGCATGACTTCGGCAAGTGCTTCGGACCTGTCGCTGGCCATGCAAACCAACTCGACTCGACGGTGGCCGGCGCTGCTGTCCCGCCTCCTCCGGTCCTCGCGCCTCCAACCCCCGCAGCTCCGCCAAGCCCACGCCCTAGCGATCAAGGTTGGCCTCGATCTCCTCCCCTTCCCCGTCGGCAAGCTCATCGCCGCGGCCGCCGCCGTCGCCGACGCCGCCTACGCCCGCTCCATCTTCGACCGCGTCCCCGCCCCCTGCCTCTTCCACTATACCGCCCTCCTCCGGAGCCTCTCCCTCGCCCGCACCCCCGCCGTGGCGGATGCCTTCTCCGTCTTCAGCTCGCTGCGCTCCTCGAGCGGCGTCGCCTTGGATCAGTTCGCCTTCGTCCCCACCCTCAAGGTCTGTGCTCGTGGCCTCGCCCTCCGAGCCGGGCAACAGCTCCACTGCCTCGTGCTTAAGCTCGGGTTCCAGCTTTATGTCAACGTCCGGAACACTCTGATCCATCTGTACTGCCGATGCGGGAGGGCGGCCGACGACGGCCGACGGATGTTCGATGAAATGCCCCAGGAGAACGACGCCGTCTCTTGGAGCGCGCTGATGAGTGGGTACCTTCAGATATCCGAGCCCCAAAAGGTGGTGGACTTGTTCTGCGAGATGCGTGCTCGCTTCTCCCAGATTAATGCCGCTGTGATGGTTATCACATTGTCGGCCTCGGTAGATTTGTCTCACCACGGAAGTGAAGCACTGCACTGCTACTGCATTAAATCCGGCTACTATTCTGACTTGAACGTGGCAACTGCAGTCGCAGCTATGTATGCGAAAACGAAATGCATGGATTCAGCAGCGATGGTATTTGATGCCACGAAGGGAAAAGACCTGGTCTTGTACAATTGCATGGTGGATGGGTACGTGAAATCTGGAGCCATCAAAGAAGCTTTCGCTTTACTCGCGAGGATGAAGGATGAGGGAGTCAAGCCGAATTCAGCAACATTCGTGGGGTTGCTCTCAGCCTGTGCTTCCTCGGGTGCGGTTGTCGTCGGCCGGCACATCCAGGAACACATAAAGGAGGAGGGTTTAGAGTTAGATGCTGTTCTGGGGACGGCTTTGGTCGATATGTATTCCAAGAGTGGGTGCCTCGATGAGGCCATCAAGGTGTTCGATGGAATGATCGACAGAGACGTCCAGGCGTGGACAGCCATGATCACGGGCCTTGGAGTCCACGGCAGGGCAGAGGCTGCTCTCCGGCTCTTTCATCGGATGGAAGATGAGGGAACGAGGCCAAACGAAGTTACCTTCTTGTCAGTCCTCAGTGCTTGTAGCCATGGCGGACTGGTAGCTGCAGCGAAGGAATGCTTCGAGAGAATGGTTTACAGATACGGGCTCTCGCCGAAGATGGAACACTATGGATGTCTGATCGATATTTTCGGTAGGGCGGGGATACTGGAGGAAGCACATGAGCTCATAAGGAGCATGCCCTTTGAAGGGGATGCTGTGGCATGGCGCGCTTTGCTTGCGGCCTGCAGGGTCCATGGGAATGTGGAGCTTGGAGAAGTAGCGCAGAGAACTCTGGTGTCCTTGGGCGATGAACACCCGAGCGACGTCATCCTTCTGTCGAGTACCTACGCCGCTGCAGATAGATGGGCAGATATCGAGCAACTAAGATCCGTAGGAGCGGATAATGCAATGGAGAAGAAGGAAGCTGGCCGCAGCTTGATTGAAATGGATGTGCCAGACCTTCTTCCCACAACAATTATGGGCGATTGAGTTGCTGTGGGTTGTTTTAACGGGACACAGGTAGAGGAGATGATGTGGACAAGAAGCAGAAGAATTGTATGTGTATGTATTTATTAGATTCTTTGATTTGCTAAAGGGTAAATAATATCACATCTGTGTTTATCTGAGAAATTAGGTAGGTTGCACAATGTTGATGCTTTTGGCACTCGTAATGTTTATCCGAGTGTTTCGTATCTGTATCTTGCATGATTCCTATCAGTGCTTTATCCCATCACTAAAATGCGCAGAATGCTCAAAAGAAAGCATCTGATGATGGAATTTGAGGAACTCAAACTGCTTCTAAAGTAAGATGAAACAAATTTAACACAATGATTTCTAGCCCAAGTATTTGGATCCTCGAGAGCATGTTTTTcgcttttttttttccccccttAAAATTCACAAACAAGTACAATCAGCAGAGAAGTATCACATTGCTCAGGAATCACCTTCTGAAATCATTGATACAAATACTTCACTGCCAACATTCAATTGTAGCCACTGATAGATGTCATAGATTAGCTTTTAAACTTGGGACCGTAAATGTCTTTATGTAATCAAACAAACAATATTTCCTCTAACCCTAATTATTGTCCTTCCATTTAATCACAACTGTTGCAAGTAAAAGGTGCATCatacgaaaaaaaaaaattcggatAAGGATAGGACAGCAGGTTAGAATAATTGGCACACTATAAGGAAAAATAGATAAATGCAAGATTAGTTTAGAGAGAAGCATTTGAAAATCTGGTCGGTAATGGACCAGGTTCTCAGGGATCAACATCATATACCAAAATCATTAATTCCTTGATGGAACAAGGAGAGAAAATTTGGGTTAGGGAAATGAAAACTAAAGAATCAGAAATTGAAGAAACCTGAATTCATTGATTCACAACAAAATATGTATATGTTTCTCAAAACTAACTACTGCTTTCCCACCAACTCAAGCTTTTTCCCTTGGCAACATCATCAGCAAGAATTCTTGTAATGCTTAAATGGCATTCTTCATTTAGCCATTGATAAGTGGGAAAATTTTGTCAAATCCCTGATGTACATGTCTCAATCTTACGTACTGGCTCATACTTTATCAGATCCCTCCTTGCTGCCAGTGCTTATGCTACTGCTGCCACATATTTCTTCTTGCGAGGTCCGTGGAAGAGTAGAAAGCAACTGACCTGGCCACAAGTCCAATGGAGCCGGATATCTGGCATGTGGTCTTGTTACCTGAGAAGGTGGTGCAGGTGGTGTTGATGGTGGTGTGGTTATTCTTTCCACTGGGAAGAGCTGAAGCTCCCGGACGGGGTTTGCTTGCACAGATCCAATAATGATTGGTTGTTGCTGCATCGGAAGCACAGTGGCTGTTGGCTGTGGTTGAGTGAAAGAGCTTGAGTTAGTGTTGTTATTCCACATGGTAACAGACAACGATCTCCCCTGTAGCTCAGTTTGAAGCTGGGATATTTCAGCTTGCAGAGCATTGTTCTCATCTTTCAGCTCATTCCTCTCCACGGTAACCTAATACATTCACCACATATAGGAGTTTAGTACACTAAACCAATAGAAGGTTATATTGGAACACTACTAACCAAGGATAGGATTGTCACTCTCCTAATCAGAGCCACAGTCCCAATTCCCAATTACCAAAAAATGAAAGCAACTAGAAAAGGAACTGCAGAAAAATGATGTTTAAAAAATCATATACTACAGGTGGCAACCAAGATCGTTTATGACAGCTCCAAGAGCAACTGCAACATGTGTCACTGTTCATATCCATAATTATATATATGGAtgaagaggaaagaaaatttaaaCTGAATGAAAGCAATTAACTTGTCTTCGTACAAACTGCACAGTTGTGACATACGTTCAGATTACTTTATCAACTTTACAATGTATAACTTTTCTTAAGTGTAGAACATGCAGAATTTGTTATTTAAAATTGGCAGAAACTACTGTTATGGAAAATTAGGTTGTAGTGAACTTCAGAATTTCTGCAGCATGCTAGAAAATTTCAAACAAGCTGGCTAGTACAACACCTGGCATGCAAGAGACTAAGACATGACTTCAGTCAAAACAAAAAATTGCTAGAGATATGTCATACACAAAAGATTATAcaatatctttcttttttatttaatatattctaaaaatagtataattttattttttcgcATCTATTTATGAAAATGACTATAAAATGTCTTTCTTTTATGATTGAGTTAATTTATACATGGAAACTATTGAACATATATTGTCAATATCATTAACCAATTACCGACCAAAAAAAATATACTTTATTGCTAGGATCTGAAAGCGTGCAGTTAGGTTTGGGCATCTTACATAACGAGATTCGGTTAGCAGAGCAGCATTTTCCTTTCTGAGAGTTTCTACTTGAGCGAAAAGATCTCGAAGTACACGGGTAGTATCCCCCAATATGGAAGCCTTACAATTGTTTTGTCGATCTGGTTCTGTATATGACATTAAAATGGGATGAAGCTCTTTATTCAAGATAACATACAAAACATAGTCACAGCTGCACAGACAGCTGTATGCTTCTTAGTTAATTAGTATTATAGTTGGCAATCATACAAAAAGATCTCTTGCGAAAAATAACAGCTTGTACTACATCTACAGTCACATAGCACAGAACCAATAACCAAATTACAATGCCAGTATATGGAGTGGACTTCTACACTGGAAATTTAATACTGAAAATGTATACTGCTTGCTTTAAATAAGGTTTCTAAAGAACACTCACTAGCAAATTTCCCCTGAGTCATGTTCTTTCAAATTTAGAGGAAATTTAAAAAGGTAATATAGTCTTGTAAAATCATATAGATCATTTCCCACAAGCAGAAGGTCAAACAGTTGCTTCAGACTGAAAATAATTTCTACACATCAGATGCAGAACCGGTCCCAAACAAATATAATTACAGTCAGATCCACCGCTTTTGTTTCAGAAAATGAAGATGCCTATTCTATTATGAATGCAATCTCAAGATCAAGAATGCTCCATTTACAACTTCATGGTATTTATAACTGGCTGGCATTTAGTGACATCCTCTAAAGCTTGGTGATGAACTCTTGACTAAGCATACTGCAgaaatgtgaggagtttccataaaaatataaaatgtctAGATTCACTAATAGGAACATCCAATCTACATACATTGAAATAAGCATTCAATAAAAGGACTCCGACAAAGCTATCTGGTCCGAAGCAGACATCCAACCTTGTTCCCTTTGGACAGTCAATTTTGTTCCAGTTACACCACCTATGCAACTTAATAATTTAGCCCAAATAACTGTAACAGAAAGGGGCGACATTTACCAAGCACATGACCAAGCTCAAGAAAGAGTTCATTCAACTGGTCACGTTTAAGTTTCTCTCTTTCAGCTTTGTGCATTTTCTTTGGAACTCTACTCTGGTTCTTTCTATCAGTGAGAGACCTGTAACAGTAAACTTCTCAGAGATATAGAAATGAAAGATGCTACGGAAAAAAAATAACAGTAAAAGAAGTATTTGACAAGATTCATAAGAGCCAGATGCATACGCAACTTCTTAAATAAGTTAGATTATCAATATCGTGATTTACCTCTATTATTtacagaaaaaacaaaaaaataaaagcttATACTTCATTTAACAGATTTTCTAGGCACAGTTGTCCAAGAAAAATTCAACAAATTCAGTGAAGAAAATAAGGATCCACAAGTCTAAGCTTCAATATGTCAAAGCAAATTATAACTGATTGATCTTGGCCACTCTAAAAAGGAACACAAGCCAAAAAGCTAAAAAGACAAAATCAACAGATGAAGCAGCCATAACCATCAACGGAATCTCCAGTCTATGTTCTGGTGATAAACAATTATACTGCAACAGgaaaagagaaacaagaattaTTTTAACTGTGCATTACATTACAATGCATACATTCACAAAGTTTTGGTACCTAGTTATAGTATTGTTGAAGAACTGATACTGCATCTATGTAACATGCAATGAGGCATCAGGTTAGGAATAGAAAACCACCTTAACTGCCATGCCAATTATCCAAGAACTCAACCTGATGAGTCATGATTTGGATCCAATTTCCCAAGCTGGACATATGATTAGAGGAAGGTGGGCAATGAAAAGAATAAGATAGTGGTGCCACACTATGGTGCTTGGGACAGCGAATAATTCCTGTCAACCTCCAGCTAGGAAGAAAAATATCACCGTGAAACATAGGAACCACAAAGTGCAGCAGAGATGATAAACAACAAATAATCACAGAACAAAGGAAAAACACAGGGACATCAAGTTATAAGCAAAGTTTGGGCCTCAATTCTAGGACAGCATAGGACCAAGGCTATTTACAAGAAAACAACAATAAAGGAAAGAGGATGTGGAAGGGAAAAAAGGGGACAGGCTCGAGAAGGGAAAGGGAGAAATGGAAATAGAATCCAAGATGTGCAAAGAAAAGTTAAAACAAAAAGAAGTAGATaaggaaagaagaaaagaggatAGCTAATTAGATCAAGAAAATTGCAAATGGGTTTGGAGGCATTGGTATTCTGGCAAGCAATTACTTCTTTCAGAACCGACCAAGTTGGACAATGTCAACTCAAACCAGAAACCACATGTCACTGAGTTAACTTTTGCACACATAAGAGACATTGGTATTTTAGTAAGAGAAATTACTCCTTTCAGAACAAACCAAGTCGGACAATGTCAATTAAAACCAGACACCACATGTCAGTCAAGATAACTTTCACATACACAACCTAACTTGTATGAGAAATGGAAGTGTTAAACAAGTTGCAAGGCTTTGTCTCTAGTTGGCTTCATATTCCAGGgattttataaatagaaaatataagtATGGATATGCCAAACCAAATATCATTATCGACCTTAACCACCTGCAGCCTAACTCCATAGCACTTGAGCTTCATGACATTCAACATACAAAGATGAGAAACTTCAATTTTTTGGGCATCCTTTCATCAAATTTGAGAAAGGCATAGTTCTATCATCTGCATTTGAAAGAAAACATGATAGAATCTGTCATTCCTAACTTGGCCATGTCCAGAAGTTTCGTGGCATTCAGACGTAGGAATTCCCAATGAGGGATCTTAACAAGATTATCCGCCTTGCTTTATGGTTGAAATTACTGAGAAAGTATCAACCATTATTCTCCAAAAACCAGGCAAAGCCGTTGCAGGTTCTGCAGACCATATGCATAGTAAACTCTGTTAATTCAAGGAACGCATATAGCTTAGATTTTACACTGTACGATTCACCAGCTTCTGATAGAATATAACAGAACATGTATGTTatcacatatatgcatgtatagtcAAACAAACACGGAACAATAAAGTTACGGATCCGGTCACCGCATGCAATTCTAAGTACCAAAAAACAAATAACATAGCCATATAACGGTGGCATTGAGTCAGTAACAAACCCTGGTGATTCAGCTGCAACGATTGACCCATTAGCAGTGGTAGCGGGATCCTCCGACACCATTCTCCCTTAAACCTAATAAACCATTACCTTTAATTAGACAGTACTGCCAGAAAGAATGAGAAGGGAGGAAATGAACCCCAAAGAATTTTGCAATCCATCAAATTGCTTCATCAAAATCAACAGGTCGAATCAAAAACCATCCCTTTAAAACATCAAACCGTTAGAAGCTACCGATTAGATCACAGCAGACCTCACAAGCAGAGTTCCAACCCTTTCAGGTTTCCAGATCCGGCAGTAAGAAAGGTCAAGCAAGAGAATCGCATCAATCCGACTCAACCATCCCAAAACTCAACTACGATCGCAGGGTTAAGCAGCAGAACTAGCATCTCCAATCAAGCATAtcgaaacaaaacaaaagaacacAGATAAAAAACGCGAATGATTGGAAGGAGAGATCGGCACAAAGAAGATGCGGTGATCACCTCGGTCGTCGAGAGAAGAGGAGGAGTAGGGATTGGATAGTCGTCGCGCTTCGATTAGGGTTTGGATTGGTTTGATTTGGGTGTAATTGAGAGAGACGGAGTTGGGAGTtgggggaggaggaggggaagacCAAGGAAATGGAGAACAGGTGGAGAGAGGAATCCACGCACTCGCGTGTGGCGAACACCCTCCTAGGCAGCCACGTCCATTTCTCACGCGTAAATCGCACGCATGAGAGGACTAGGCGTCCCATTCTGCTTTGTAGGCCCACCTCGGTTCATTAGTCCGTAAGCATAGCGGCAGGCGTAGAAGAAGCGTGTAGAAGCAGGAAGGGAGAGATGCTTCTGGTACGTTGATTGATTCCCCCTCGTACTACCTGCCATGTTATTGGGAAAGCTCTTGGACCCACTTGAGGGCTCACCGCGGGTAACGAAAGACACAAAGGGGAAGAGGATGGTGTTGACCGTAGAAACCTCGGTCGTCGCCGCTGGTTTGGTGGGACTCCATCGTAATCGC encodes the following:
- the LOC135583781 gene encoding transcription factor BHLH062-like isoform X2, which translates into the protein MVSEDPATTANGSIVAAESPGSLTDRKNQSRVPKKMHKAEREKLKRDQLNELFLELGHVLEPDRQNNCKASILGDTTRVLRDLFAQVETLRKENAALLTESRYVTVERNELKDENNALQAEISQLQTELQGRSLSVTMWNNNTNSSSFTQPQPTATVLPMQQQPIIIGSVQANPVRELQLFPVERITTPPSTPPAPPSQVTRPHARYPAPLDLWPGQLLSTLPRTSQEEICGSSSISTGSKEGSDKV
- the LOC103973852 gene encoding pentatricopeptide repeat-containing protein At1g26900, mitochondrial, whose amino-acid sequence is MTSASASDLSLAMQTNSTRRWPALLSRLLRSSRLQPPQLRQAHALAIKVGLDLLPFPVGKLIAAAAAVADAAYARSIFDRVPAPCLFHYTALLRSLSLARTPAVADAFSVFSSLRSSSGVALDQFAFVPTLKVCARGLALRAGQQLHCLVLKLGFQLYVNVRNTLIHLYCRCGRAADDGRRMFDEMPQENDAVSWSALMSGYLQISEPQKVVDLFCEMRARFSQINAAVMVITLSASVDLSHHGSEALHCYCIKSGYYSDLNVATAVAAMYAKTKCMDSAAMVFDATKGKDLVLYNCMVDGYVKSGAIKEAFALLARMKDEGVKPNSATFVGLLSACASSGAVVVGRHIQEHIKEEGLELDAVLGTALVDMYSKSGCLDEAIKVFDGMIDRDVQAWTAMITGLGVHGRAEAALRLFHRMEDEGTRPNEVTFLSVLSACSHGGLVAAAKECFERMVYRYGLSPKMEHYGCLIDIFGRAGILEEAHELIRSMPFEGDAVAWRALLAACRVHGNVELGEVAQRTLVSLGDEHPSDVILLSSTYAAADRWADIEQLRSVGADNAMEKKEAGRSLIEMDVPDLLPTTIMGD
- the LOC135583781 gene encoding protein IRON-RELATED TRANSCRIPTION FACTOR 3-like isoform X1 produces the protein MGRLVLSCVRFTREKWTWLPRRVFATRECVDSSLHLFSISLVFPSSSPNSQLRLSQLHPNQTNPNPNRSATTIQSLLLLFSRRPRSLTDRKNQSRVPKKMHKAEREKLKRDQLNELFLELGHVLEPDRQNNCKASILGDTTRVLRDLFAQVETLRKENAALLTESRYVTVERNELKDENNALQAEISQLQTELQGRSLSVTMWNNNTNSSSFTQPQPTATVLPMQQQPIIIGSVQANPVRELQLFPVERITTPPSTPPAPPSQVTRPHARYPAPLDLWPGQLLSTLPRTSQEEICGSSSISTGSKEGSDKV
- the LOC135583781 gene encoding transcription factor BHLH062-like isoform X3; protein product: MELGCRWLRSLTDRKNQSRVPKKMHKAEREKLKRDQLNELFLELGHVLEPDRQNNCKASILGDTTRVLRDLFAQVETLRKENAALLTESRYVTVERNELKDENNALQAEISQLQTELQGRSLSVTMWNNNTNSSSFTQPQPTATVLPMQQQPIIIGSVQANPVRELQLFPVERITTPPSTPPAPPSQVTRPHARYPAPLDLWPGQLLSTLPRTSQEEICGSSSISTGSKEGSDKV